The Candidatus Obscuribacterales bacterium DNA segment GCTGCCCTAGCCCATGTTCGGGCTCTCCGTGAGCAACAGGGTGAAGACCTTTGTTTGCGAGTTGGGGTGCGTCAGGGTGGTTGCTCAGGCATGTCCTACACCATGGACTTTGAGAGCCTTGAAAATATTCAAGAAACCGACGAAGTATTTGACTACGACGGCTTTCAGGTTGTCTGCGACCCTAAAAGTATGCTGTACCTATACGGGTTGATGCTGGATTACAACAATGCGCTGATCGGCGGTGGTTTTCAGTTCACGAATCCCAATGCGTCCCAAACCTGTGGCTGCGGAAAATCCTTTTCCTAGGTCGCCTTCCTTCATGCGGGGGGCGATCGCTCGCACTCGTCATGTCATGCCTCTAAGCCGCTTTTCATAGCGGCTTTTTCTATCAGACAACCAGGCCATCAACAAGCTATGGCCCTAGCTCTATGGGTTAGAACATCAAGACATCCCAGCAGCGTCCCAAGGTTGGAACGTTCAGGCCATACCTCAACCAAGCTGCCCCTAGTTATATATCTCAGCTTTCCAGCCGCAGAAAGGCATGGGGCTCCCCCTGAGACTATGATAAAAACCAATGTAGAGTATGCAAAACCATGATGGAAAACGTTGAAACCCTAAACGTTGATACCCTGTTTGACCAAGGACTAGAGCGGTATCACGCTGGAGAATCTCCAGCCGATTTGATTCCCGTTTTCAAAGAAGTATGCGATCGCGCCAGCAAAAGTAGTTCAGCTTGGACCTGCCTCTCTTGGCTCTACTTGCTAGAAGACAAACCCAACTCTGCCATCAAGGCAGCACAGAAGGCCGTCAAGCTCAACCCTCAAGATCCTCAAGCCCGGGTCAATTTATCAATCGCCATGCTAGAAAAAGGGCAAAAAGGCGTGCGGCAACATATTGAAGTTGCCACCCAATTGGTGATGGCTGTCCCCGAACTCAAGGAAGAAGTTGAGAAAAACTTTGCCGATGGCTTGAACCGCAAACCAGACTGGGAAGAGGCCCAGCGGGTCTATCACTGGATTTTCGGCAGCTAGACTGAAACGTTGAGCACCACCGGTATGAGGAACACCATCATTCCATAGAAACAACGCATTCCGGTGGGCCAAAACCTCAATCATGACCTGATGCCATGATTCAGCTACACCTGCGGTTATCTCTCATACATGAGTGTCTTACATTAAGAATTACAAATCTAATCCAAGTCATAAACTCATATATATCCGCCTGAACCCTACTTTTCATCCATTCTTGAGGCGTTTATTACGCTTTAATAACAAAAACATCAAGAACGCTCAACTTAATTTAATAAATTCTCCAAGATTCTAATGATAAGATTCGGTGAAGTGAAGGATTAGCATTGCTCATCGTTTACTGCTTTAAGTATTGATCGTCAGTTTTTAAATAGGGAGTTGGTTCTATGTTTACGAACACTGAAGTTGTTGGTATCAAGCCTGACACTCGTAATCATCGCGGTTTTTTCATTCAAGATGGGTCTTACAAACTCATGGGTATTGATGACTCAGGTTGGGCATTAATTTGTGTTGATGATGCCACATGCCACTATGTAGACCCAGATAATTTGCAGCAATTCATAGACGAGCAAGTAGGAAACTAGATTCCTTGACAATTTTTTTAATTGTTCTGTCTCTACAGATGTGGCTGTGATCTTCCTAAGATACAGCCATGTTTTTTGAGAGAGATGATTGGAGAGAGAAGACAGCATGAGCCAGGGTCTCTCACTCTAGAGCACGTCATCTCGCTACCCTATATCTCATCCCATAGGTCGGGTTCAGCCTAGCCCAGGGAAATCTGGAGGATTCGTAGGGCGGTTTAGGGGTTCTCAGCCGCCATCCAGATCCAATCACTATTAAGAATGCTTACCATCTAATTTACGAAGGGGCGATCGCTTTGTTAAGAATTAACACTAGAGCGGTGGTGTATTCAGACGTCCTTCGTTGTCATTAAACTCTGTGATGAAAGATCGAATTGTTGGCTGGATTAACCTGGCCCTTATGGCCAATCTATTCCTCGTGTTATTCAGCTTTGCCTGGCTGGCGATCGCGGTGATTGGGAAAGGATTTGGGGCTTCCCTAGGTCTAGACCTTTGGTATCGCCTATGGGAACCGCTCTTTACCCCAGCCATCGGTATTTTGATGATCGGCGCACTCCTGAGCGGGATCATCAGTTGGGTCAGCAAACGACTCAACCCTGACCTACGGGGCTAACGGTCGAGCAATCTAGGGGTGATCTGAGGATGCACCGGCATTGCTACTGAGGCGATCGCTCTAGTTGCTCTAATTCTTGGATATAAACCTGGCTCTGATCACCATCTACGGCTGAAATGGGCTGGTGTTCCACACTGCCTCGAATCTTGAGCTGCTCGCCGGTTTGAATCGTGGCATCGGATGACAGTACCCAAATATCTCCTGTTCTATCCTGCAGTTGGTAGACTTGGGCTCCCAGCAACGGCACGCGATCGCGCACGGTGCCACGCACAATAACGATGCGCCCTTGACTGGCCGCGTCCGCAGGAATAGATTCAATGGTCATTGTTAGGTTCATTCCCGGCAACAGTGCCAGTGGATTACCGCAGCCCAGCGTCATGGCTGCGATCGCCCCTACCC contains these protein-coding regions:
- a CDS encoding iron-sulfur cluster assembly accessory protein — encoded protein: MTQATQSAKRGIMISDAALAHVRALREQQGEDLCLRVGVRQGGCSGMSYTMDFESLENIQETDEVFDYDGFQVVCDPKSMLYLYGLMLDYNNALIGGGFQFTNPNASQTCGCGKSFS